The DNA segment TTTACGCCAGTTGAAGCGCCCGTCAGTATCTGGCAAGCACGCCGCCTTGCTGCCCTGGAGGGTCTGCAGCTTCCGGGGTCCGTATCGCGCGGCAGGGTGGGCGCGGTTTGCTTGGCATCGGGTGGGGCCGGTAGACCGCCGGCTGCCTGTCCGCACCCGCTCGCACCCCGGTCGGGTCGTCGGTCTGCCGGCCGTCCACTCCTGCGGACCCGCCTGCCTTCCGGTGCCCGAAAGGGGCGGCAACTGCCACCCGGTTTTTCCGTACCGCAATTCCAGGCACCCTTGTCTGTGCATGCTGGCGTCCTCCATCTGGCGGGCGGTGGGCCTGTCGGCCGGCTGTGTGCGGCCAGGGGCTCCCGGGTGGTCTGCGCCACGGGGCTGCGCCGCCGATCGTTCGGCCCGAAGGATCGGGGTGCATGGAAGGAAGGTGTGCCGGGTCCGGAAGAGGGCGCATGGCTTTCCATGGGCGGCAGTCCGGGTATGGGCTGTCATGGAAATATGTCACCTGCGGGATATCGATAATGGGCTGCGCGCAGCGTTGCGCCAAGGAGTTGTGGTGAGCAGTGGGTGGAGCAGAAACAGACGCCAGGCCGTGGTGGCCGGGGTGTTGGGCATGGTGGGGTGTGCGGTGCAGGGGGGGGCTTTTGCCCAGACGGCTGCGCAGCCGACCTATCCGCAGCGGCCGGTCAAGCTGGTGGTGCCGTTTGCCCCGGGCGGCTCGACCGACATCGTGGCCCGCCTGGTGGCCGAAGCCATGCATGCGCCGCTGGGGCAGAGCGTGGTGGTGGAAAACAAGGCCGGTGCGGGTGGCATGGTGGGGGCCGAGGCCGTCGCCCGTGCCGCACCAGACGGCTATACCGTGGGCCTGGGCTCCATCAGCACCCTGGCGGTGAACCCGGTGGTGCTGCCGCAGGTGCGGGTCGATCCGCTCAAGGACCTGGCGCCGGTGCTGCCGCTGGCATCGATTGCGTCGGTGTTCTCGGTCCGGCCCGAACTGGGGGTCAAGGACTTCGGCAGCTTTGTGCGCATGGCCAAGGCCCAGGGCGACCGTTGGGCGGTGGGCTCATCGGGCGTGGGCTCGGTGGGACATCTGATTCTGGCGGCCTTCAACCGCGACCTGGGCCTGCAGCTGCGTCACATTCCCTACAAAGGCATGGGGCCGGTGGTGCAAAGCGTTCTCAGCGGGGAAACGCAGATGCTGAGCGACCAGTACCCGTCGTCTGCCCCCCATATCCAGAACGGCCTGCTGCAGCCGTTTGCGGTGGCCGCCGAGGCGCGCGTGCCCGCACTGCCGCGGGTGCC comes from the Comamonas terrigena NBRC 13299 genome and includes:
- a CDS encoding Bug family tripartite tricarboxylate transporter substrate binding protein, whose translation is MSSGWSRNRRQAVVAGVLGMVGCAVQGGAFAQTAAQPTYPQRPVKLVVPFAPGGSTDIVARLVAEAMHAPLGQSVVVENKAGAGGMVGAEAVARAAPDGYTVGLGSISTLAVNPVVLPQVRVDPLKDLAPVLPLASIASVFSVRPELGVKDFGSFVRMAKAQGDRWAVGSSGVGSVGHLILAAFNRDLGLQLRHIPYKGMGPVVQSVLSGETQMLSDQYPSSAPHIQNGLLQPFAVAAEARVPALPRVPTLAELGYPELNSLAITWFGLVVPAGTPRPVVARLNAAANAALQQPALRARLAQLGVQPLGGTPAQLQQMVVQTTAVVRKLVQQERVMDAAQ